The following is a genomic window from Bacteroidia bacterium.
TGGTTATTCCCCAAATCAGAATTTAAAAATACCCATCAAGTTTTTATATTGAAGTTTAATACAATGTACTATAAAGTGAAAAATGAAGAAGTACAAATTGTGTCATTCTTTTCAAATAGACAAAATCCGAAAAAGCGAAAAGTATAAAAAATCGTCTTCAAAAAAATAATTTTTCAACTCATGATTTTCAGCTTCGCGAATTTCAAAAGCAATTGTTTTTGTCCAACGCCTTGAAAAAATACGGTGGCTTTGTTATTCGGAAAAACGCCTTCCATATTCATTACTTTTCCGTTTCCGAAACGTTCATGCGAAACTTCCATTCCCACTTGCAAATCTTTCAAATGACTGTTGTCGCAGGTTTCTCCGGAAGCGGGTTTCGACACATTTACTCTCACAAAATTCTTTTTCGGTTCATCTGAAAAATTATTTTTTTGAAAGCCCTTTTTCAGCTAAATTTTTATTTCAGAAAATCACGAATGACTTCTGTAAGACTTGATTCTTCTATTAAAAAACCATCGTGTCCGTACAACGAATGTATTTCCTGATACGTAGCGTTGGCTAAATGTTTCGCCAAAAATTTTTGTTCCGCAACCGGGCAAAGTAGATCTTCGGAAATACCAATTACCAAGGTTTTTGTTTTTAGTGTATTCAAAACAGTTTTCATTTTTCCGCGTCCACGCGCAAGGTTATGACTGTCCATTCCCTTCGTTAAAAGCCAATAAGAATAGGTGTTAAAACGATTTGCTAATTTTTCTCCTTGGTATAAAATATAGGAAGATGCTTTTAAAGCATCGTGGTTTTCCGACTCATCCGTTTGCATTTTTACATACGCTTCGTAATTTCGATACGTCAGCATTCCGATAGCACGAGCGGTTTTCAAACCTTGTTTACCTGCATTTTCTGAATTGTTTTTCCAAGTCGTATCCGTTTCAATCGCCATGCGTTGCGCGGTATGTATGGCAATTCCCCAAGCCGATTCTTTGGCGGAAGTAGCAATTAAAATACAATTTTCAAAAATTAAAGATTCGGTAAACATCCATTCCATCGCTTGATATCCGCCCATTGAACCGCCAATAAGCGCATGTATTTTTTCGATTCCTAATTTTTTTCGCAACACAATATGTGCTTGAATCATATCCCGAATTGTGATTCGCGGAAACGCGCTGAAAAATTTTTTTTCTGTTTTCGGATCAATACTTAACGGTCCGGAAGAACCGTAACACGAACCAAGAATATTGGCGCAAACAATGAAGTATTTTTCCGGATCGAATATTTTTTTCTCCCCGACTAAAATATGCCACCAATCTGCCGCGTCGGAATTCGCAGTAAGCGCATGGCAAATCCACACTACATTTGATTTATCGGCATTTAATGTGCCGTAAGTATGATAGGTAATTTCAAGTTGAGGGAGAATTTCACCTGATTCTAAAAGAAAGTTTTCTTCGCTGAAAAAATAATTTTTTGACACGTTAAAAAAATAATTTTTGGGATGTGTTTTTTAGGAAATCGTCCACACGTTATTTCCGGAAAGCAGCGCGTCTAAATTGC
Proteins encoded in this region:
- the metX gene encoding homoserine O-acetyltransferase — its product is MSKNYFFSEENFLLESGEILPQLEITYHTYGTLNADKSNVVWICHALTANSDAADWWHILVGEKKIFDPEKYFIVCANILGSCYGSSGPLSIDPKTEKKFFSAFPRITIRDMIQAHIVLRKKLGIEKIHALIGGSMGGYQAMEWMFTESLIFENCILIATSAKESAWGIAIHTAQRMAIETDTTWKNNSENAGKQGLKTARAIGMLTYRNYEAYVKMQTDESENHDALKASSYILYQGEKLANRFNTYSYWLLTKGMDSHNLARGRGKMKTVLNTLKTKTLVIGISEDLLCPVAEQKFLAKHLANATYQEIHSLYGHDGFLIEESSLTEVIRDFLK